One Fimbriimonadia bacterium genomic window, TCAGTGTGGACTTGCCATGATCCACATGCCCCGCCGTGCCGATGATGAGCGGCTTCATGGCACTCAGCCCTCCTTCAGCGATTCGATCCCTGGAATGGGCACCTCTTCGAAGTTGCCGTCAATGCATACTTGGGCCGTGAAGCCTTCTTTGGAGGCTGCGGCTCCCCACTCACCCTCTTTGCTCACGGCGAACACGGCGCTGCAGCGAGCGGTGGTGTTGGGTCTTCGCCTCACCATCTCCGCGATGGCCACGCGGCACGACTGCATGGGTGATAGGCCTGCACGCATGCCATCCACCGCGCGGTAGCTCAGCAAGAAGCGCCAGATGTCTTCGCCGACACCCGTCGCGCCCGCGCCACCCACCTCATCGTCCGCATAGAGTCCGGCTCCGAAGATAGCAGAGTCGCCCACGCGACCAGGCATCTTCCATGCCAGGCCGCTGGTGGTGCACCCTGCTACTACGTGCTTGCCGTCGGTTCCGACGCAAGTGCACGTGTCGTGCGTGTCGTGCGCGGTCATGGGCATGGTCTGCTTCATCTGCCACTCCTGGTACCGTTCTAGTGCCTGGGTGGTGAGTAGCTGCCGCACCTCGAATCCGTGACGGATGGCGAACTTCTGCGCGTTCTCTCCCACCAGCATCACGTGAGGAGTCTCCTCCAGCACCCTGCGTGCGAGGCTGATGACGGGCACGATCCCTTGCACCCCGGCCACTCCGCCGCACCTCAGGGTCTCGCCATCCATCAAGCCCGCGTCCAGCTCCACCACACCCTCGGAGTTGGGCATTCCGCCATAGCCCACCGAGGTGACCGAGGGGTCCAACTCGACCTGGGCAAGTCCGTGCTCGACCGCGGTGAGAAGGTCGGCATGTCGCTCCCACACGCTCCATGCCTCGTTCACGCAAATCCGACCGAAAGACCAAGTGGAGACGAAAACCGTTGGCATACGCGTATCGTACCCTTCGCCGTCCGAGGTTCCTACAGGGTACGGATTGGGATGCGTCGTTTGCGCTTCGCGGATTCGATGGCGGCGAACACCATGGCGAGCGACGCGATGTTGTCGTGGCATTCCGTCTGGGGCGGCGTTCCTTTTCGCTGGTAGGTCAGCATCTCGTTCAGCGCCCCATGGAACCCTTGGTACTTCACGGCCACCTTCGGTGCCCGCACGGCCTTGCGCTTGCGCTCGAAGCCGGAGCCGGGGAGCGCAATCTCGCCCGCCGGGTCCGCGTTCGCTTCGTATAGCATCGTGCCTTTCGTGCCGATAACCCGCCAGTCGCCGTTCCAACTCGTCGGGCAACCTTCCGCGCACCAACTGCCGCGATAGGTGAACACGATGCCGTTTGTCATCTCGAACACGCAGGTCGCTGCGACGTCCCCTTTGTACCACGAG contains:
- a CDS encoding N(4)-(beta-N-acetylglucosaminyl)-L-asparaginase, coding for MPTVFVSTWSFGRICVNEAWSVWERHADLLTAVEHGLAQVELDPSVTSVGYGGMPNSEGVVELDAGLMDGETLRCGGVAGVQGIVPVISLARRVLEETPHVMLVGENAQKFAIRHGFEVRQLLTTQALERYQEWQMKQTMPMTAHDTHDTCTCVGTDGKHVVAGCTTSGLAWKMPGRVGDSAIFGAGLYADDEVGGAGATGVGEDIWRFLLSYRAVDGMRAGLSPMQSCRVAIAEMVRRRPNTTARCSAVFAVSKEGEWGAAASKEGFTAQVCIDGNFEEVPIPGIESLKEG